One Rhizophagus irregularis chromosome 5, complete sequence DNA window includes the following coding sequences:
- a CDS encoding uncharacterized protein (SECRETED:cutsite_VSA-HG; SECRETED:prob_0.7566); SECRETED:SignalP(1-28), producing the protein MVQSKISGVINFALIFTLLIGLVGRVSAHGILLSPIPRLPYGHNGTEVIANVSNPTKEFPCGLAGDSPGPVTIYKPGEKILVAYNRTITHGGDCLMQMSRYGSKYDKDFKTFENLGTCGMEKGLFTAFVMVPHEECDNEDCVMRFRWDDNVGNNYLYCANVRIKKYADCWESKKRRSIGASRRSLKN; encoded by the coding sequence ATGGTTCAATCAAAAATCTCTGGTGTTATCAACTTCGCTCTTATATTCACACTTTTAATTGGACTCGTTGGACGAGTTTCAGCTCATGGTATTCTTCTTAGCCCTATTCCAAGACTTCCATATGGTCATAATGGTACTGAAGTAATCGCCAATGTTTCCAACCCAACCAAGGAATTCCCCTGTGGTTTAGCCGGTGATAGTCCAGGACCAGTTACAATATACAAACCtggtgaaaaaattttagtcgCCTATAATAGAACTATTACTCACGGTGGTGACTGTTTAATGCAAATGTCTCGATATGGTAGTAAATACGATAAAGATTTCAAGACTTTCGAAAACTTAGGCACATGTGGTATGGAAAAAGGCTTATTCACTGCTTTTGTTATGGTACCACACGAAGAATGTGATAACGAAGATTGTGTAATGAGATTCAGATGGGATGATAACGTTGGAAACAATTACTTGTATTGTGCCAATGttagaataaagaaatatgcCGATTGTTGGGAATCAAAGAAAAGAAGATCAATCGGTGCATCTAGaagatctttaaaaaattaa